A single genomic interval of Corallococcus macrosporus harbors:
- a CDS encoding ATP-binding protein, whose protein sequence is MSSEQRGRVLVLAAKAAGDALVERLTASGYQCASTERETGLAEMVDQLQPEVVLLAVTAKRAAELLETVRKTDKLQRLPVLVDQGRARSAEAFKRLAVDDFVRGADELVPRLESALRAWRLKEREERIRMRMGMLLEITQAATSSLELEEILRIAVEKVGQVTGTDRCSVVLVEGSHARTATVVATQEDPSLVQLDIEVARYPELRRALETRQPVLIEEAQRDPLMAEVRTSLLPQGVKSILVQPLICQDDLLGALFLRVSKGEASIGRDEQEFAEAVAGVLANSIRNARLHTAVKKKREDMELAYVERYRELTDANRRLKELNRLKDEIIAVCSHDLRAPLQVLLGHGRLLLEGPLEAQQKQSADAMIRQGRKILTLVESLLEKGKGEAARLSIEPRVLDVAQLCRDAVAELEILAAEKAVALRSECPDSLMLIGDEVKLHEVLQNLISNAIQHASDPGSVVVRTQRLSRPDGDAVRVMVSDNGVGIPPDELHLVFDRYRHGPKGTGLGLAICKEFVELHGGEIWAESPADGGCTFVFTLPLAQEAARNPRPQPAPGAAPEQPRVLVVEDEPEIAAVLSEVLRSKYRVEVARDGAEGLAKARASRPDLVVMDVFLPKLDGLDAAMALKSSSDTAHIPVILLSAHQGVADKVRALNLGAVDYMAKPFNAVELLNRTERALKLRQGEKDQQEKTNSLQRRTGSDPVTGLLDRRGLLLRLEQEVARSRRYHRALTLAVLRPDRDLEEMPSNMGDVMRKRVRHPDSIAHLGLGVFAVVLPECNADAARTVINRLMPDVEKVTSIEYRAAMADVSQDSDPVEKLLEKLGAPPPEVH, encoded by the coding sequence TTGTCGTCGGAGCAGCGGGGGCGGGTGCTCGTCCTGGCGGCGAAGGCCGCGGGTGACGCGCTGGTGGAGCGGCTCACGGCGAGTGGCTATCAGTGCGCCTCCACCGAACGGGAGACCGGGCTGGCGGAGATGGTGGACCAGCTCCAGCCGGAGGTGGTGCTCCTGGCGGTGACGGCCAAGCGGGCCGCGGAGCTGCTGGAGACGGTGCGCAAGACGGACAAGCTCCAGCGCCTGCCGGTGCTGGTGGACCAGGGCCGTGCCCGCTCCGCGGAGGCCTTCAAGCGGCTGGCGGTGGATGACTTCGTGCGCGGCGCGGATGAGCTGGTGCCCCGGCTGGAGTCCGCCCTGCGCGCCTGGCGGCTGAAGGAGCGCGAGGAGCGCATCCGCATGCGCATGGGGATGCTGCTCGAAATCACCCAGGCGGCCACCAGCTCCCTGGAGCTGGAGGAGATCCTCCGCATCGCGGTGGAGAAGGTCGGCCAGGTCACCGGCACGGACCGCTGCTCCGTGGTGCTGGTGGAGGGCAGCCACGCGCGCACGGCCACGGTCGTCGCGACGCAGGAGGACCCCAGCCTCGTCCAGCTGGACATCGAGGTGGCGCGCTACCCGGAGCTGCGCCGCGCGCTGGAGACGCGGCAGCCGGTGCTGATCGAAGAGGCGCAGCGCGACCCGCTGATGGCGGAGGTGCGCACGTCACTCTTGCCGCAGGGCGTGAAGTCCATCCTGGTGCAGCCGCTCATCTGCCAGGACGACCTGTTGGGCGCGCTCTTCCTGCGCGTGTCTAAGGGCGAGGCGTCCATCGGGCGCGACGAGCAGGAGTTCGCGGAGGCCGTGGCGGGCGTGCTCGCCAACTCCATCCGCAACGCGCGCCTGCACACGGCGGTGAAGAAGAAGCGCGAGGACATGGAGCTGGCGTACGTGGAGCGCTACCGCGAGCTCACCGACGCGAACCGCCGCCTGAAGGAGCTCAACCGCCTCAAGGATGAGATCATCGCGGTGTGCAGCCACGACCTGCGCGCGCCGCTCCAGGTGCTGCTGGGCCACGGCCGGCTGCTCTTGGAAGGGCCGCTGGAGGCGCAGCAGAAGCAGTCCGCGGACGCGATGATCCGCCAGGGCCGGAAGATCCTCACCCTGGTCGAGTCCCTGCTGGAGAAGGGCAAGGGCGAGGCGGCGCGGCTGTCCATCGAGCCCCGCGTGCTGGACGTGGCGCAGCTGTGCCGCGATGCCGTGGCGGAGCTGGAAATCCTGGCGGCGGAGAAGGCCGTGGCGCTGCGCTCCGAGTGCCCCGACAGCCTGATGCTGATTGGCGACGAGGTGAAGCTGCACGAGGTGCTGCAGAACCTCATCAGCAACGCCATCCAGCACGCCAGCGACCCGGGCTCGGTCGTGGTGCGCACGCAGCGGCTGTCCCGTCCGGACGGCGACGCGGTGCGCGTGATGGTCAGCGACAACGGCGTGGGCATCCCCCCGGACGAGCTGCACCTCGTGTTCGACCGCTACCGCCACGGGCCCAAGGGCACGGGGCTGGGGCTGGCCATCTGCAAGGAGTTCGTGGAGCTGCACGGCGGCGAAATCTGGGCGGAGAGCCCGGCCGACGGCGGCTGCACCTTCGTCTTCACGCTGCCCCTGGCGCAGGAGGCCGCGCGCAACCCCCGGCCGCAGCCCGCGCCCGGTGCCGCGCCCGAGCAGCCGCGCGTGCTGGTGGTGGAGGACGAGCCCGAAATCGCCGCGGTGCTGTCGGAGGTGCTGCGCTCGAAGTACCGCGTGGAGGTGGCGCGCGACGGCGCGGAGGGCCTGGCGAAGGCGAGGGCGTCCCGGCCGGACCTGGTGGTCATGGACGTGTTCCTGCCCAAGCTGGACGGCCTGGACGCGGCCATGGCGCTCAAGTCCTCGTCGGACACGGCGCACATCCCCGTCATCCTCCTGTCCGCCCACCAGGGCGTGGCCGACAAGGTCCGCGCGCTCAACCTGGGCGCGGTGGACTACATGGCCAAGCCCTTCAACGCGGTGGAGCTGCTCAACCGCACCGAGCGCGCGCTCAAGCTGCGCCAGGGTGAGAAGGACCAGCAGGAGAAGACGAACTCGCTCCAGCGCCGCACCGGCAGTGATCCGGTGACGGGCCTGCTCGACCGCCGCGGCCTGCTCCTGCGCCTGGAGCAGGAGGTGGCCCGCAGCCGGCGCTACCACCGCGCCCTCACGCTGGCGGTGCTGCGTCCGGACCGGGACCTGGAGGAGATGCCGTCCAACATGGGGGACGTGATGCGCAAGCGCGTGCGCCATCCGGACTCCATCGCCCACCTGGGCCTGGGCGTCTTCGCGGTGGTGCTGCCCGAGTGCAACGCCGACGCGGCGCGCACGGTCATCAACCGCCTGATGCCGGACGTGGAGAAGGTGACCTCCATCGAGTACCGGGCCGCCATGGCGGACGTCAGCCAGGACAGCGATCCGGTGGAGAAGCTGTTGGAGAAGCTGGGGGCGCCTCCGCCCGAGGTCCACTAG
- a CDS encoding tetratricopeptide repeat protein, which produces MRPLPLLSRAAVLCLALAAGGSGAAPARKAPARAPAPHVDREAMREAMDSSDDEPSASSASYAHYLQSRLMHLEGNHRGAVDELRLALATDDGNPNLLTQLGEEYARLGDLERAERELRRAVERAPTHYAAHVLLGRVLMESGRVPRARQHLRRAVALRPRDPEAYLVLSQLYLDAKDPDEAVKVVEALAHALPGEPSGYRRLGLVFAERGDAARAERLLVKAAERDPGDVEVWSTLARIHEEAGRAKDAEDALARALEADPDSREVLLSAGRAALKGGSVTRARAYFDRLLSLSASPELAVRVAFSYLASGEPAAAQEVLDAARKDAPDEPRLAYYAGLVAERTRRFSVAAQDFAGVPPDSEVYPDARQRQARCLSLAGDHPRALALYRAAMAEAPDDVEVRVGYARALERSGAAATAEGVLREALAGQGGAMAYDALATLLERQGRAPDALALLRDAVAKAPKNQDLQFALATLLERQGDVAGALLRMRAVLALKPDHASALNFMGYVMAQRGRDLDEAERLVRRALALQPDNAAFVDSLGWVHFQRGEARKAVEALERAVDLSPDDPAILEHLGDAYLKAGRAPEAARVWKRALEVLTLEPEAAEPADQRTSLERKWKALPSTAQGR; this is translated from the coding sequence GTGCGCCCGCTCCCGCTCCTCAGCCGTGCCGCCGTGTTGTGCCTCGCGCTGGCCGCCGGAGGTTCGGGGGCCGCGCCCGCGAGGAAGGCCCCGGCGAGGGCTCCGGCCCCGCACGTCGACCGCGAGGCGATGCGCGAGGCCATGGACTCCAGCGACGACGAGCCGTCCGCGTCGTCCGCCAGCTACGCGCACTACCTCCAGTCGCGGCTCATGCACCTGGAGGGCAACCACCGGGGCGCCGTGGACGAGCTGCGGCTGGCGCTCGCCACCGACGACGGCAACCCGAACCTCCTCACCCAGCTGGGCGAGGAGTACGCGCGCCTGGGCGACCTGGAGCGCGCCGAGCGCGAGCTGCGCCGCGCCGTGGAGCGGGCCCCCACGCACTACGCCGCGCACGTGCTCCTGGGCCGCGTGTTGATGGAGTCCGGCCGTGTGCCGCGCGCCCGCCAGCACCTGCGCCGCGCGGTGGCCCTGCGTCCCCGCGACCCGGAGGCGTACCTCGTCCTGTCGCAGCTGTACCTCGACGCGAAGGACCCCGACGAGGCCGTGAAGGTGGTGGAGGCGCTGGCCCACGCGCTGCCGGGAGAGCCCTCCGGGTACCGGCGGCTGGGGCTCGTCTTCGCCGAGCGCGGCGACGCGGCCCGCGCCGAGCGCCTGCTGGTGAAGGCCGCCGAGCGCGACCCGGGCGACGTGGAGGTGTGGTCCACGCTGGCCCGCATCCACGAGGAGGCCGGCCGGGCGAAGGACGCGGAGGACGCGCTGGCCCGCGCGCTGGAGGCGGATCCGGACAGCCGCGAGGTGCTGCTGTCCGCGGGCCGCGCCGCGCTGAAGGGCGGGTCGGTGACGCGGGCGCGGGCGTACTTCGACCGGCTGCTGTCGCTGTCCGCGTCGCCGGAGCTGGCCGTGCGGGTGGCCTTCAGCTACCTGGCCTCGGGCGAGCCCGCCGCCGCGCAAGAGGTGCTGGACGCCGCGCGCAAGGACGCGCCGGACGAGCCCCGGCTGGCGTACTACGCGGGCCTCGTCGCGGAGCGGACGCGGCGCTTCTCCGTCGCGGCCCAGGACTTCGCGGGCGTGCCCCCGGACTCGGAGGTGTACCCCGACGCCCGGCAGCGTCAGGCCCGCTGCCTGTCGCTGGCCGGAGACCATCCGCGCGCGCTGGCGCTCTACCGCGCCGCCATGGCGGAGGCCCCGGACGACGTGGAGGTGCGCGTCGGCTACGCCCGGGCGCTTGAGCGGAGCGGCGCGGCGGCGACGGCCGAAGGGGTGCTGCGCGAGGCGCTGGCGGGGCAGGGTGGGGCGATGGCGTACGACGCCCTGGCCACCCTGCTGGAGCGCCAGGGCCGGGCGCCGGACGCGCTCGCGCTCCTGCGGGACGCCGTCGCGAAGGCCCCGAAGAACCAGGACCTGCAGTTCGCGCTGGCCACCCTGCTGGAGCGCCAGGGCGACGTGGCGGGTGCGCTATTGCGCATGCGGGCGGTGCTCGCGCTGAAGCCGGACCACGCCTCGGCGCTGAACTTCATGGGCTACGTGATGGCGCAGCGGGGCCGGGACCTGGACGAGGCGGAGCGGCTGGTGCGCCGCGCGCTGGCGCTCCAGCCGGACAACGCCGCCTTCGTGGACTCGCTGGGGTGGGTGCACTTCCAGCGCGGCGAGGCCCGGAAGGCCGTGGAGGCACTGGAGCGCGCGGTGGACCTGTCCCCGGACGACCCCGCCATCCTGGAGCACCTGGGGGACGCCTACCTCAAGGCGGGCCGCGCCCCGGAGGCCGCCCGGGTCTGGAAGCGCGCGCTGGAGGTGCTGACGCTGGAGCCGGAGGCCGCCGAGCCGGCGGATCAGCGCACCTCCCTGGAGCGCAAGTGGAAGGCGCTACCCTCGACGGCGCAGGGCCGCTAA
- a CDS encoding alpha/beta hydrolase, producing the protein MARHDEGFFTGKDNTRLFWTLDLPDSAPRAHVAIVHGYGDHIGRYRPVIDALVADGFAVHGFDYRGHGRADGRRAYAAKWTEFLDDLDGFWQRVRKAAGDQKIFLLAHSHGGLMAAHALTGRLEGLSGAILSAPYLKLAISPPAAKVLAARMVGSLVPWMKVPSGLAPDMLSTDPEIQKAVTADPLYVPFATPRWFVESTAAQAQTLGLAPKIQVPLFVLCGQEDGVALPAAARAFFEAAGTADKKFKEYPGMRHEPLNERDRATVFQDISGWISAHL; encoded by the coding sequence ATGGCCCGCCACGACGAAGGCTTCTTCACCGGGAAGGACAACACCCGGCTGTTCTGGACGCTGGACCTGCCGGACTCAGCCCCCCGCGCGCACGTCGCCATCGTCCACGGCTACGGCGACCACATCGGCCGCTACCGCCCCGTCATCGACGCGCTGGTGGCGGACGGCTTCGCCGTGCACGGCTTCGACTACCGGGGCCACGGCCGCGCGGACGGCCGCCGCGCCTACGCCGCGAAGTGGACGGAGTTCCTGGATGACCTGGACGGCTTCTGGCAGCGCGTGCGCAAGGCCGCGGGCGACCAGAAGATCTTCCTCCTGGCCCACAGCCACGGCGGCCTGATGGCCGCGCACGCCCTCACCGGGCGGCTGGAGGGCCTGTCCGGCGCCATCCTCTCCGCGCCCTACCTCAAGCTGGCCATCAGCCCGCCCGCCGCGAAGGTCCTGGCCGCGCGCATGGTGGGCAGCCTGGTGCCGTGGATGAAGGTCCCCTCGGGCCTGGCCCCGGACATGCTCAGCACCGACCCGGAAATCCAGAAGGCAGTCACCGCGGACCCGCTGTACGTGCCCTTCGCCACGCCCCGCTGGTTCGTGGAGTCCACGGCCGCCCAGGCGCAGACGCTCGGCCTGGCGCCGAAGATTCAAGTGCCGCTGTTCGTGCTGTGCGGCCAGGAGGACGGGGTGGCGCTGCCGGCGGCGGCGCGGGCCTTCTTCGAGGCGGCGGGGACGGCGGACAAGAAGTTCAAGGAGTACCCCGGCATGCGGCACGAGCCGCTCAACGAGCGGGACCGCGCGACGGTGTTCCAGGACATCTCCGGCTGGATCTCCGCGCATCTCTGA